TGATTCCGGATGGGCTGAAGAAAGCGATACAGTCGTACTTCACATCTGACAAATCAGACAAGTCACTAGCAACTGTACGATAGATTACAGCTTCAGTAAACTTGAAGTTATTTGCCCGCATGAACTCCGGAATATCATCTTTGCGAATATCAGAGCAAGGATACAAGAATTTTTCACCCTTGTGTTTCTTGATGACATCAAACAAGTCAGCAGCAGTACGTTGACCTACGAACAACTTGCGCTTTCGTAGTACGATGTACTTCTGCAAATAGTTAGCAGTCTGCTCAGAGATACAGAAGTACTTCATCTCCGCCGGCATTTCCAACTTGGCTTCCTGGCAAATACGGAAGAAATGATCTACAGCATTGCGGCTAGTGAAAATGATAGCTGTGTGCTCAGCAATATTTATCTTCTCTTTGCGGAAGTCTTTGTAAGATACTGGCTCAACCTGAATGAACTCGCGAAAATCAACTTTGATACCGTATTTCTCGGCAATAGCAAAGTAAGGAGACACGTCGTTCGTCGGCTTAGGCTGGGTAACCAGGATGCTAGAGATGCGCTTGGCGTGCCGGCCCGTCCCCGGTTTGTCTGTGCTCTCGGCCATAAGGTAAATGGAGTGGGTAAGTCTAAAGCAAATAAGTGGCTTAAAAAACACTAGCCAGTGCTCAGTGCTGCAGGATGCTAATAGGTGAACACAATCAACTTCAAAAGCACCAAAAGAGGTATAACTTCTGTGGCGCAAAGGTACGAAAACAAATGTAGATTCAGTAGGGACACGCGTCGGCTTAGTGTACGTGCGATGCGGACTACTGTACCAACCAACATCAAGGAAACGACCCCATTAGATGCCCACAGCACTGCTTCCGGTAAGGTTTGATTCAAACTCAGATATAGAACCATCACTGCAGGCAGAAACAGTCCCATAAATAGGAAAGTACGAACAAATTCCCGGTACTGCATCATTACTAATTCCGTCACGTCGAAGATGTAACCCATCAATTCCAAGAAGAGGTACTTACCTAGTACAAATCCTGCTATCAGTCCTGTGTAAAGTAGCACACGTGCCATGATAGCTGATTCAGGTACATCGAATAAGCGCCGTAGAATGACAATGGTTTGGATATTGGTATGGATAGCAACAAGTAATAAGGCCAGCGACAATGAAAACACGAGTATTAGTAGAATATTCAGCCACGTAGCTGTCGGCTTGGTCAAAAACTCTTGGTCTTTGCCTTTTCCCCACCAGTTTTCGACCTGGTAAATACGAGCAAAGCTAGGCTGATACGTGGCCCGTATGCCACCGTAGAGTAAACCAATAAGGAGTAAGAAGCACAAGAACACATTCTCACCTTGATGACCGCGTGCACGTGCTTGCGCCGCAAAAACGTTAGTGTTAGCAGCTTTACCAACCTTCACCGGAGGTACCAAGGTGGTATTGGTAAAAGAAGAAATATCCGGAGCTATTTCAGGATGCCACACACATAGCAGGTGTGACCCAGTAGTCATCCCAGCTGGTAGTAGTTGCGCTAAATCGAGTGTGTAAGAGGCTGGACCTGGTGCCGTAAAGATGAGCCTGTTGTCCAGGAACAAGCTCTGATCTTTGCGCGCAGTAAATGTGATAGGGAAACCCTGCTTTGGCCGGATACTTACCCATTGGTAGTAGGCTCGGGCAGGATTGTGATAACCAGGCAAATAAAGAATTAACCGGTTCGAAGCTTCCTCATAGATTAGCCACTCATCGGAAAGACCAGTCTGTGGCGCAGGTGGTAGCGGACGATATTCCGTAGCCTGCCCAGCTAGCGTATGTAGTAGTAGCCACATACATATAACAAACCTACTTGCTACCCGCCAATCAGTGTTTCTCACTCTATTTCTGCTTGCCTCTTAAGAAGCTACTCGTTGCTGTGCAGTACGGCTACGGTATACACCTAGGAAGATGCTGAGTAGCACGGAGAAGGCTACTAGAGCGCCAATTAGCAACGTGTTACCTAGCTCAGCGAAGTTTATAACGAATAGGATCACTACCAAATTTAGCAGGCTTAGTAATAGCACAGTGCTTATTTGTTGAAAGCCCATAGCGAGGATCCGGTGGTGAATATGGTTTTTATCGGGCGAGAATGGCGAACGTCCGGCTAGCATGCGCACCAAAAAAACGCGTACCGTATCGAAAAGAGGAACGAACAAGATTCCAACTGCAACAGAAGGAGCTGATGAAGCGAAAGGCTGTCCAACCTTTAAACCCATCTCGATAAATTGGATGGTAAGTACTGACACGATAAAGCCGCAAACTAATGAGCCCGTGTCTCCCATAAAAATACTAGCACGGTGAAAGTTATAACGCAAGAAGCCTAGTATTCCCCCTATGACGCAGACAGAAACATACACGTAGTTGCTGTAGCTGGTACCACCATAACGGTAGAAGTAATAGCCAAACGTACTAGCAATGATAATAACGATGGTACCTGCTAGACCATCCAATCCATCGATGAGGTTGATGGCGTTCGTAATGCCAACAATTACTAGAAAGGTGAAGGCATAACTTATCCCAATTGGTAGCTCATGAATCCCTAAGATACCTTGAAAGCTAGTAATCCGGATTTCAGGTTGGGGCATGATCATTACAATGCCCGTTGCTAATAGCTGTCCGACAAACTTTTTTGTGACGGATATAGTAACCAAATCGTCTTTAAGCCCGACGAAGAACAGAACGATACAACCTGCTAATAGCTGTTGAATTCCATTACTTAAGTCAGCAAAGATGGTAAGTGCTGACATGAAGCCAGCGAACACAGCTACCCCTCCGAGCCGAGGAGTGAGCGACTCATGCACGGTTCGCACGTTGGGCGTATCCAACATGTTTTTAAGATGAGCAATATAAATAATGGAGGGCACCGCAAATAGCGCTACCCAAAAGGCCCACATAAATGATAAGCTCAATGAAATCCCAAGTGCATTCATCACCTATTCAACGCTTAAAAGGCAGAAGCTAACCGTTGAGAGTAACAGCTAGTCATATAAATCAATTAACTGTGCAATACCCCCGAACGGCCGAGGAGCGCAATAGAAATCAGGTTGGCGGCAACAATAGAATCAGGCACGAATATGAACTTCTTATCAAAGATTTGTGAGCCACGATAGTAGCTTACCCAATACTGATTGTTGAGACGAAATAAGTCAGGATCAATAGGTTCAACGGGTACGGCACTGTGTGGTGCTACTTCTACGAACACGTGACGTAGGGTCGAAGTACGCACTTGCTCACCATCTTCCTTCGTTCCGTACCCATTAGAACTAACGATAACGTTTTCCAACGGAAATGCATTGTGATTAAGTAAGTATACCTGCCAACCCGCTTTGCCTTCCTCTGTAGCTGCGTTATCGTCAGGCACTACGGCTATAGAAACGCCTTCAACTGGATCAAACAGAATATGTTCCTTCATTCCTACTCAAACATAAATTGGGCAGCGAACAAGTCGGCCAAGTGTATCAACAAGCGGTCTTCTACTTCTGAGAGCGGTACTGCTCTACCTAGCTCCTGCTGCAAAGATGTAACGGCTTTATCACTGATACCGCACGGCACAATGTGCCCGAAGTACGATAAGTCAGTGTTAACATTCAACGCAAAGCCATGCATAGTCACCCAACGGCTGCATTTGACCCCTAGGGCACAAATCTTACGTGGGTTGCTAGCTCCTTCTTCAAAGTCTAGCCACACACCCGTGAGACCAGGAATGCGGCCTGCTACTAACTCGTATTCTGACAACGTACGAATCACCGCTTCCTCTAACACCCGTAGATACCGGTGAATGTCCGTAAAGAAGTTATCGAGGTCTAAGATCGGGTAGCCTACTAGTTGACCCGGCCCATGGTACGTTATATCCCCTCCCCGATTGATACGGTGAAATGTAGCTTGGTGCTCCTGCAATGCAGCTTCGTCGAGCAACAAGTGTTCAGGTTTGCCGCTCTTGCCTAGCGTGTACACATGCGGATGCTGGCAAAGCAAAAGGTAATTAGGCGTTGGCAACACAGGGGTGCCTGCTTCCGTTGCTTGACGATTTTGTGCTTTGATGGCAAGCGTTGCGGCCAGCAGTTGTTCTTGGTAGGCCCAAGTGGTTTCGTAATCTGAGAGCCCTAGCCGCTGCACCACTACACGATGGTTCTGACTTGCTTCAGCTATAGTCGGCGCAATCGGATCAACACTAGGGGTGGCGGCAACGGGTACACTGCACTGACTATATAAGGAATCCATCAATGAGCAGTTCAGGTGGTAGGATAGATGATGCAGAACAGATGTGCACCATAGCAACGGTTTCGGCATTTAGGTTCCAGCAGGCGAGTAACTGTCGCTGGTACCATAGCAAAGGTACGTAGATTCGTCCCAAAGCCAATTGTACGACATACCGCAACTGCCTCTCTCCTATGCCCTACGATGCTCATCAACTTGGCCACGCGGGTGAAGCGGCAGCGGCCGACTACTTCCTAGGGCGTGGCTTTGCCATAGAACGTCAGAATTACCGTTATCGTCGCGCTGAAGTAGACCTTATTGTACGACTCGCAACACAACTTCTGGTTTTCGTTGAAGTGAAAACGCGTTCCTCTTCCCAGTTCGGTTATCCAGAAACCTTTGTTACGGACCGCAAGCGCCAACTTTTTCGCTTAGCGGCCGAACAGTACCAAGAGGAAATCAACTGGGCAGGCGACATCCGATTTGATATCCTAGCACTTACACCGACTGCCACCGGTTTCAAAATCGAGCACTTTGAAGACGCCTTCTACTAGCGAGCAGCTACCGACAAGTAGCTAGGTTCTGAGACACTATCGCAGTCCTATTTTCTAGTTCCTAGCCGGTTCGTTCCTGGTCTATTAGTGCCAGGTCTACTGTCATCTGGGGCGTTACGCCGATCTAGCTTGTCTTTCTCGTAGATAAGTGTTCCGTTCCGGTTGTACTCACGTAGCAGTATAGGCTCAGCTTCGGGCTCGTAGCCGCTTTCTGGATACTGATAAACGTAGTGTAATCGATTGGGCACGTTGCGAAACCCCCAATACTTGTTCCAGAGACCTACCTTTTTTCCGTTCTCGAACTGCCCATCCCAGTCGCGCTTACCGTTTTCGAGGTAGCGCACGTACTCGCCTTCCAGCTTACCGTCAACGTAAGGCACTACTTCTTTTAGCTGCTTCTGCTCACCATCGTAATACGTAACGTTGGCATCGCGCGGGAAGCCTTTCTCGTAATGCACTTTGGTAACCAGAATATTGTCTTTGCTAAGCCGCTCCCAACGTAAGTGGCGCGTACCAACGGCATAGAAGCCTGTTTCGACCACTTTGCCGCCTTGCATCTTCTTATAAGGTCCGTGCAGCACCTTGTTAGCGCCGGGGTCTACCCCAGCTCGGTCCTGCAGAATGCGACGTTTGTGCGCATCATAATAATAGCGTACAGGAGCAAAAGGATCCGTTTTCTGTGGATTGCGCATGTAGTAGAAGATTTCTACTACTTGATTACGTCCCTTTGGGCCTGACTTGGTATAGGCCTTCTTGATTGGCTCGCCAAGAAAGATGTTCTTTTTCTTCTTAGGCTTACGCTTATTCTTCTTGTCTTGATCCTTTGCCTGCTGCTCTTCCTCCTTCGTCATAGCCACACGCTTGGTTTTGAGCAAGTTTGTGGTGTCGCTGTTCTGCGTCAATGTGTCGTTGACGGTCAGCGCTACGAGGTCTTGATCGGGCTTGCTATTGAAGGAGACGGTTTTCTTGGAACACGCTCCAACTAGTAGCAGCAGAGCAAACAGCAATAATTGCGGTCGAGAAAAAGGCATAAGTAAGCGAGCAAATTCGCAGCAGTAAACGTAAAGATACAGTGATTTGGTGCCCGACACCTAGGTAGCTGATTAGCTACTTACTGGCGTAACTTATCGTATTCTTATCAAAAGAATAAAACCCCAGCAACTTTCGTCGCCGGGGTTCTATTGTTACTGCACGAGCGAGTTACTTCAAAGCACCCACTATGCTGTTAGCAGATCAGCACTGCGCTTCACAAAGGCAGTCAGTGCTTCTCCTTTCAACATGTTTTGCGCCAACAGACCTAGGTCGAAGGCCTGACGAGCTAGCTTACGTCCTGCTTCTTCGTCGGCACTGAGAATACGCTGGCTTATTGCGTGGTTAGCATTGACACTCACCGTATAGCTATCTGGCAAGCTGCCCATGAAGGCCATACCGCCACCGCCGCCCGTGCGCTGCATGTCTTTCATCCGCCGCATAAACTCGGGCAGCGTGATAATAACAGGTGAGTCTTGAGGCGATAGAGCTTCTATCTGCACATGCATGTGCTCGTTATTGATTGCTTTGGCAAACAGCTCCTGCAAACGCGTTTTGTCTTCATCGCTTAGCACACTCTCGGTAGCTTCATCCTTCTCGATGAGCTTACCAACCGTGTCAGCATCCACTCGTTTGAAGGTCACCTTCTCCAGTTTCTGCTCTAGCTGCCCGATGAAGTGCGTGTCAAGTACACCATCGAGTTTCAGTACATCGTAGCCCCGGTCGAGGGCGGCGGCCACATAGGCGTGCTGTGCTTCCGAATCGGAGGTGTACAGCACAACCAGTTGCTCTTGCTTGTCCTTCTGGTTGGCTTGGATAAATTCTTGGTACTCGCTCAAAGTAAAGTACTTACCGGCCGTGTTCTGCACGAGCGCAAAGTCTTTGGCTTTGTCGTAGAATTTCTCGTCCGACAACATACCATACTTCACAAACAGACCGATATCTGACCATTTTTGCTCGTAGCCAGCCCGGTCTTTCTTGAACAGCTCGCTGAGCTTGTCTGCTACCTTACGGGTAACATACGTATTGATTTTCTTCACGTTAGCATCAGCTTGCAGGAAGCTACGCGACACGTTCAGCGGGATATCAGGCGAGTCGAGTACGCCGTGCAACAGCATCAGGAACTCTGGCACCACGTCTTTCACCTCGTCGGTAATGAACACCTGGCGCGAGTAAAGCTGAATCTTGTTGCGCTGGAGCTGTAGCTCGTCCTTCACCTTGGGGAAATACAAGATACCCGTCAGGTTGAAAGGGTAATCGACGTTGAGGTGAATCCAGAACAGTGGTGGCTCTGTGAGAGGATACAGCTCCTGGTAGAACTTCGTGTAATCTTCGTCGGTCAACTCCGAAGGCTGCTTGGTCCAGATGGGTTGCGTCTGGTTGATGACCTCGCCTTCAAACTCAATCTCGATAGGCAGGAATTTGCAGTACTTCGTCAGGATAGTCCGCAACCTAGCTTCTTCCAGGAACTCGTCTGAGTCAGCGGCTACGTGCAACACCACATCGGTACCGCGCTCAGCTTTCGCGTGCTCGCCCGTGGGCTCATCGAGCGTAAATTCGGTGCTACCATCGCACGTCCAATGCGCCGTTAGGGTATCATCCTTGTACGACTTCGACCAGATTTCCACCTCCTCTGCTACCATGAAAGCAGAGTAAAAACCTAGGCCAAACTGACCAATGATCTGATCTTTGGTGCTAGCATCCTTCTCTTTATACTGCTCCACAAACTCGGTGGCGCCAGAGAAGGCGATTTGGTTGATATATTTCTTAATCTCCTCGGCCGTCATACCTAGGCCACGGTCGGAGATAGTGATTTTACGCGCTTCCTTATCCACCGTCACGCGCACCTTCAGTTCGCCTAACTCACCCTTGAACTCACCTAGCTGGGCTAGGCTCTTGAGCTTTTGGGTGGCGTCAACTGCGTTCGAAACCAATTCCCGAAGGAAGATTTCGTGATCAGAGTACAAGAATTTCTTGATGATGGGGAAGATATTCTCGGTATGAATCGAGATGCTACCTTTCTCTTGCATAACGTATTGGCAGAAGCAGTGAAACAAAAAACCGGACAAAACGCTAGGCACTTGCAGCTATAGCGTTGTCCGGCTCTCGGTTTCAAAAGGTGTTCCACGCCTTCCGTGCTGCCAGTTTGACAGCACACACAGGGGTTAATCAATAAGCTTTTTTAACGACAAGCGTTGGGTACCAGGCTGTGAAGCTGTGTATGCGGCGGCAAACCATTCCATTTCCAGGCGGTGTACGTCGTCGGGCGTTTTAGATAGCCAATCTAGTGCAGCAGGGAAATCAGCAAAGAACTGTACGTTGACCTGAGTATAGCAGCGGCCACTATCGAGTACATGCTCCATTGCCAGTTGATTATGTAAGTCATTGGGCAACATCAGGGCTATATTTAATACACCAACATGCGCAAACTGAGCCACCCACCGCTGACTTACCCAAGCTTGTTCGTCGTTGCCAAGCGGCGGCATTTGGGAGATGTCGACCATCCATTGGCGAATCTTGTGTTGGCGGGAAAAGAGTAACAATCGTTCAAGGGCCATCTGAAATCGTAGCAGACTTAAAGGCCCCTGCCACTGCCAGCGTACTAACTGAAGTTGAGGATCGTGTTGCAGTAGGAGTGATTCGTGAAGAGAACAGATCATATTGATAGCAGTAACACTAAAACCAGTACTTTTTATTGATAGGGTTCACAAATCTATATAGTAATTTTTTAATTATATGTACATACACGTTGACTCAGCAAAATTGCTCGCTTAACAGAACGTGAATCTCGCTAGATCAGTATACAGACTCCTCAAGATAGGTATCAGTTAACCTGTAAGCCTCTCTCTGAAGCCAATAGCAACTTTTCAATATACTGTATAAAATTGTATTATTCTCTTAATCATATCTGTTACTATGCAGAGTGGTTTAGCAATTTCTCCATAACCTAGCTGTTCCGATTAAGCAAAATCATTCTACATTTGGCAGGTACATTCGCCACATTGTTGCATAATGCGCGCTCTTCGTTCTCATCTGGCACTTTTGCTCCTGCTCTGCTTTACGCGGGTGCTCCTGCCAGATACTTGGATCTTGGCGTTGCACCAGCATCAGCACACAAGCGAAGAGGCGGCGCATGTGTCGCTAATGAGCAAGCCGGGCAAGGCGCGATTACTGCTCACGTCCAAACACCAACATTGCCAGACTGACCACTTTAGTCATGTCTCCTGCCAACTGGCTGCACCGCTAGAGTTTGAGGTCATACCGTTTTTTTCGGCGGCTATTAGCGATAAGCTCTGTGCAGCATGGCCTAGCTCGGTGGTCGCTACCGGGTATTTGCGCGGACCACCTAGAAGCTAGGTTTCCTGCTTCCCTCTTTGCTGCTTTCAACCCATACTCTTCGTACGGCGTCCACCATGGTGTGAACGCCGTTACCTAGGTTACTAGTTAGCAGATACTTACGCTCAGAAGCCGCTGCTTCTGTAGGCTGGCCCTAGTTGCTAGCGTGGCGTTCCTTTCCTTCTTAGCTCATTCGCTAGGCCCTAGCTTTCAGTTTATGTCACGATATTTTCTAGTGATAGGCTTGTTGCTGCTCACTACAAGCACAATTGCGCAAGTACCCACTACCACTACTCCGCTCGCTGCACAGCGGGCAACATCCGGCAACCTCGTTACAGGCCACGTGGTAGATGCCGCGACGAAAGAGCCCGTTCCCGGTGCCACCATCCTGTTTCCCGACTTGCGCCAAGCTACTGCGACTGGCCCTGACGGTACTTTCCGGTTTGCTAGCTTACCGCGCGGCCGCTTTCTAATGCAGGTTCGCTCCTTAGGCTACACTAGCGTCGCACGCACCATTGACACTGGCACAGGTCAGCCTATTGAAGTAGCCTTGACATCTACGGCTACCGAAATCGGTCAAGTAGTCGTGACGGGAGTATCAGCGGCAACAGAAATGCGCCGTTCGCCCATTCCAACCACGGTGGTCGATCATACTCGCTTGCAGCAGGCCGCAGCTACCAACGTGATAGATGCCATAGCGCACACTCCCGGCCTTTCACAAATTACAACGGGCGCCGCCATTAGCAAGCCGATCATCCGGGGGCTAGGTTTCAACCGCGTTATTACCCTCAACAATGGCTCTAAGCAAGAAGGCCAGCAGTGGGGCGACGAGCACGGTATCGAGATTGATGAGTATTCTATTGACCGCGCGGAGGTAATCAAAGGTCCCGGCAGCTTGCTCTATGGCTCCGATGGTATGGCGGGCGTTATCAACTTTCTGGCACCTGACCCCGTGGAAGAAGGCAAGATCATTGGCTCAGCCTCAGCCAACTACCAAACCAATAATGCCTTGCAGGGCTATTCGCTCATGAATGCGGGCAATAAAAACGGTTTCAACTGGTTGGTACGCGGCAGCAGCAAGCTAGCGGGCAGCTACCGCAACCGCTACGATGGGCGCGTCTTTAACTCCGGCTTCCGCGAGCTAGATGCCAACGGATACGTAGGCGTCAATAAGAGCTGGGGCTATTCACACCTGACGTTCAATACCTTCAACCAGCAGCTAGGGTTAACGGAAGGTGACCGGGACCCAGCAACGGGCCGCTTCTTGAAAGACGTGGCTGTGCATGACACAGCGACCGAAGCCGTGCCTGTGACTACCGACGACTTGCGCGGCTATGGCCTAGCTCTACCGCGGCAGCGGGTCAACCACTTGCGCATTGGCACCGAAAACAACTTCATTTTCGGTCAGAGCCGCTTGACGGTAAATGCTAGCTGGCAACAGAACTTACGCCGTGAGTTCGGCGACGTACTCAATCCGGATACACCAGAGCTGTACTTTCAGCTGCGCACGTTTGACTACGCTGTGCGGTACTTTCTACCCGAGATGCAAGGCTGGAACACCACTGTCGGCGTCAGTGGTATGCAGCAGCAAAACGTTAATAAGGGTGAGGAATTCCTAATTCCTGCTTACCACCTGCTCGATGGCGGTGTGTTTGGGGTGACGAAGAAAACTTTTGGTAAGCTAGACGTGAGTGGCGGCCTACGCTACGACATCCGGCGTATCAACGCCGACGCCTTGTACCTCGACGCCGATGAGCGTCCGGTGCCCGCGCCTGGCGCAGAGCAGAAGTTTGCGGGCTTCAAATCTACTTTTCGCAACGTGTCGGGCAGCATCGGTGGCGCGTACAGCCTCAGCGAAAAGCTGCTGGTAAAGGCCAATCTATCTCGCGGATTTCGGGCACCTAATATTTCCGAGCTAGGTTCCAATGGGCAGCACGAAGGCACCATCCGCTACGAAATTGGTGACCCGACGCTCAAAGCAGAAACCAGCTTGCAATATGATGCCGGCATCAGCTACGTAACTGACCACGTGAGCCTGAACGTGGACGCTTTCGAAAACCGTATTCAGAACTACATCTTCCCACGCCATATTCTGAACGCAGCAGGCTCCGATTCGATTGCCTCGACGGGAAACCCCGTATTTCTGTACGACCAAGGCAACGCCCGTCTGGTTGGCGGAGAAGTAAGCGTTGATATTCACCCGCATCCGCTGGACTGGCTGCACTTTGAAAACAGCTTCTCGATGGTGCGCGCGCGCCAGCTTAATCAACCCGCTGACTCCTTACGTAACCTGCCGTTTATTCCTGCCGACCGGTTGCAATCGGAGCTGCGCGTTAATTTTCGCAAGGTGAAGAATACGCGTTTGGCGAACTTGTACGTCCGCGTCAACGTGGAACACACGTTCGTGCAAAACCGCTTTTTTGCGGCTTATCAAACCGAAACGCGTACGCCGGGCTACACCCTAATTAATGCAGGCGTGGGCACCGATTGGATAAATGCGAAGGCGCAAACGCTCTTTTCAGTCTTTGTGACTGGCAATAACTTGTTTGATGTTGCCTATCAGAGCCACCTCAGCCGTTTGAAATACGCGGATTATAATGCCAGCAACGGCCGTATGGGTATTTTCAACATGGGTCGCAACATCAGCGTGAAGGTGGTGGTACCGTTGCGCTTCAATTAGCGGCGTAGTGCTACCTGGGTCTGGTCGCCATTAGCACACATTTTTTCTTTGTAAGCTCAAGCACGTCTGTCGAGGGCTGCTGATTCTTCTGTACCTTAACCCAAGCTGGTGAGCTGACCAATGTTGCCCTGATTTACTTCGAGCAACACCTTTTATGGAACTGCGCCGCGCACCAGTCGTTACAGACTAAACAGCAACTTTCTTTATCATCAATGGCGCATTCTCACGACCACCATGGTCATGATCATAGTCACGGTCACGACCACGACCATCATCATGGTATTGCAGCGGCATCCGAGATGCACTTTGGTCGGGCATTTGGCATCGGCATCGCCCTGAACCTGATTTTTGTAGTGGCTGAGACCCTAGGTGGTTTTTGGTCTAATTCTTCGGCTTTGCTCTCCGACGCAGGTCATAACCTGAGCGACGTGTTGAGCTTGGCCCTAGCTTGGGGAGCGACACAGCTAGCCAGCCGGCCTTCTTCCGAGCGCTACACCTATGGGTTCAAGAGTGCTACTATTCAAGCAGCGCTCATCAATGCAGCATTGCTCTACGCAGCACTAGGCTTTATTCTTTGGGATACGATTGAGCATTTACGTCACCCTGCCCCAGTCAATGGCCGCCTCGTGATGCTACTGGCAGGCATCGGTATTGCGGTGAATGGGCTGACCGCTTACTTATTTCGGAAGGGCCAGCATGGCGATGTAAACCTGCGGGGCGCGTATCTGCATATGCTTACCGATGCGTTGGTGTCGCTGGGCGTGGTGGTGGGCGGCGCGTTGGTCACCTGGACGGGTTGGCAGTGGCTCGACCCGGCTATCAGCTTCGTTATCCTAGGCATTATTGCTTACAGCTCATGGGGGCTGCTGCGCGAGACGGTGCAGCTCACCATGCTCGGCGTACCGGAAAGCATCGACCTACAACAGGTAAGGCAGCGCCTACTTGCCCAACCCGGCGTCACGCAAGTCCACGATCTGCATGTGTGGCCCATGAGCACACGCGACACGGCGCTTACGGTGCATTTGGTACGCCCTGGCTACAGCGGCGACCATGACTTCCTGACGCACTTGCAAAATATTATGCAGGAGGAGTTTAGCATCTGTCACTGTACCGTACAAATAGAGGAGCGTGAGCCCGTGCTTGAGGAATCGTGTGGCTGTGTCTAACACTCGTTACAACCAGTAGCAACCTAGCTTTAAGAACAGACCGCACCATAACCCGTGCGGTCTGTTCTTTTTGGGCCTTTTGGAATTCCCCTTTCGAAAAAGAAGAAAACTGTCGAATATGCGTACAAACGCC
This Hymenobacter sp. GOD-10R DNA region includes the following protein-coding sequences:
- a CDS encoding cation diffusion facilitator family transporter codes for the protein MAHSHDHHGHDHSHGHDHDHHHGIAAASEMHFGRAFGIGIALNLIFVVAETLGGFWSNSSALLSDAGHNLSDVLSLALAWGATQLASRPSSERYTYGFKSATIQAALINAALLYAALGFILWDTIEHLRHPAPVNGRLVMLLAGIGIAVNGLTAYLFRKGQHGDVNLRGAYLHMLTDALVSLGVVVGGALVTWTGWQWLDPAISFVILGIIAYSSWGLLRETVQLTMLGVPESIDLQQVRQRLLAQPGVTQVHDLHVWPMSTRDTALTVHLVRPGYSGDHDFLTHLQNIMQEEFSICHCTVQIEEREPVLEESCGCV
- a CDS encoding TonB-dependent receptor, which produces MSRYFLVIGLLLLTTSTIAQVPTTTTPLAAQRATSGNLVTGHVVDAATKEPVPGATILFPDLRQATATGPDGTFRFASLPRGRFLMQVRSLGYTSVARTIDTGTGQPIEVALTSTATEIGQVVVTGVSAATEMRRSPIPTTVVDHTRLQQAAATNVIDAIAHTPGLSQITTGAAISKPIIRGLGFNRVITLNNGSKQEGQQWGDEHGIEIDEYSIDRAEVIKGPGSLLYGSDGMAGVINFLAPDPVEEGKIIGSASANYQTNNALQGYSLMNAGNKNGFNWLVRGSSKLAGSYRNRYDGRVFNSGFRELDANGYVGVNKSWGYSHLTFNTFNQQLGLTEGDRDPATGRFLKDVAVHDTATEAVPVTTDDLRGYGLALPRQRVNHLRIGTENNFIFGQSRLTVNASWQQNLRREFGDVLNPDTPELYFQLRTFDYAVRYFLPEMQGWNTTVGVSGMQQQNVNKGEEFLIPAYHLLDGGVFGVTKKTFGKLDVSGGLRYDIRRINADALYLDADERPVPAPGAEQKFAGFKSTFRNVSGSIGGAYSLSEKLLVKANLSRGFRAPNISELGSNGQHEGTIRYEIGDPTLKAETSLQYDAGISYVTDHVSLNVDAFENRIQNYIFPRHILNAAGSDSIASTGNPVFLYDQGNARLVGGEVSVDIHPHPLDWLHFENSFSMVRARQLNQPADSLRNLPFIPADRLQSELRVNFRKVKNTRLANLYVRVNVEHTFVQNRFFAAYQTETRTPGYTLINAGVGTDWINAKAQTLFSVFVTGNNLFDVAYQSHLSRLKYADYNASNGRMGIFNMGRNISVKVVVPLRFN